A genomic stretch from Silurus meridionalis isolate SWU-2019-XX chromosome 1, ASM1480568v1, whole genome shotgun sequence includes:
- the zgc:112416 gene encoding uncharacterized protein C21orf58 — translation MADPILDQMTRLKLKLLEKRLENERAGHDERAESALSTRSYDGRNEALHSALRRKRDLLRRLREQHMLDELARPQTWAGTRRQHHYEPPASPPVYIYQSPPPAPPPAPPAPRIIQQTVPHPPATIIQQLPQQQPLIAQIPPVQPAPYRSGSIKEDMVELMLMQNAQMHQIIMHNMMLKALPPTALGTSGSPPGVQGNYMKAREGAVHHHHHYGPPPPLPPIGYSAWPSMMSAQRGGAYQPSVQNIPGPISLPPLNTVTVDGVKTRVPLGY, via the exons ATGGCCGATCCGATTTTGGACCAAATGACTCGTCTGAAATTAAAACTGCTAGAAAAG AGACTGGAGAATGAGAGAGCAGGTCATGATGAAAGGGCAGAATCAGCACTTTCCACAA gAAGTTATGATGGACGGAACGAAGCGCTGCACAGTGCACTGAGACGCAAAAGAGACTTACTCCGGAGACTAAGA GAACAGCACATGTTGGACGAGTTGGCAAGGCCTCAGACGTGGGCTGGAACTCGCCGACAGCATCATTATGAACCTCCTGCCTCACCCCCTGTTTATATCTATCAGTCTCCACCTCCAGCTCCTCCACCAGCCCCGCCTGCGCCTCGAATCATCCAACAGACT GTTCCACATCCGCCAGCTACCATCATCCAACAGCTTCCACAGCAGCAGCCACTTATAGCCCAGATTCCACCGGTCCAACCCGCCCCGTACAGGTCCGGCAGCATTAAAGAGG ACATGGTGGAGCTGATGCTCATGCAGAACGCTCAGATGCACCAGATCATCATGCACAACATGATGCTCAAGGCGCTTCCTCCAACAGCTTTGGGCACAAGCGGGAGTCCACCTGGGGTCCAG GGGAACTACATGAAAGCCAGAGAAGGTGCAgttcaccatcatcaccactacgGGCCGCCACCGCCGCTCCCTCCTATTGGCTACTCAGCTTGGCCATCTATGATGTCAGCACAAAGGGGAGGAGCTTATCAGCCATCCGTTCAGAACATACCTGGCCCGATTTCTCTGCCTCCACTCAACac TGTCACTGTTGATGGCGTAAAGACGAGAGTTCCTCTTGGATACTGA